The window ACACGTGCCGAATGTCCTCCAGCACTTGGATGTCGATCATCAGTGACTCTCCAGCGGACAGGTCGACGCTCTGGACCGGCGCAATCCGCAGATCATAGTTTTCCCATCCCATGAAGTCGACGAGAAGCTGCTGGAATTCCATGTCGACCATGCCGTCCATGGGGCCGCTGTAGAAACCTCGCTCGTGCCAGATGGCCTGAATTTCTGACGCAATTTCGGGAGTGATCGGACGCATGTCCGCTGCTTCGGACTGCGTGAAGTAGAGGTTGTTCAATCGATAGAGACGCTCCAGCTCGGCGATTGGCGTCGTGTGGTCGTACACCGAGATATCGATGAAATTGTCCATCCCGTCGTAGCCGGCTCCTTCACGAACGACGAGCAGCGCCGCGCTCTGCTCTCCACGCTGATCTCCCCCGGCCTTGCCGCCCGCCACCAGGGCTGCCATCAACCGATCTGCCAGCGCACCCTCGGTGGCTTCAAATGCGTCGGCCATTGCGAGCACGGTCTCCTCGGAGACCAGAATATTCCCCTGAACCGTGTAGTTGCGGCCCGTGAGAATCTGTCCTCGGACGGCTATCGCAGCTGCACCATCAGCCTGTCCGACACGTCCGCCGGCCCAGTCGAAGCAACCGGTGCCCGTCCAGGACGCGGCATTTCCTCGAGCATCAACGATCCCGACCTGGCGCTGCTGGCGGTCCGGATCATCTCGCATGACAATCCGCAGCGCCTCCTCAGCCGTCGCCCCCTGCTCCATGAGATCCAGGCCCTTTATGGCATAGTCGAGTTCCGCGAAGCTCTGCGTCGCGACCGCTCCCACTCCGGCACGGGCCCACGGCACAATGGGCCTGACATTCGGAAACTTGCTCTGGACCGCGACACCCAGCTCACCGGTGTCTGGATCAAAGCCAACGACGGAAAATGTGCTCACAAGAGGTGCGTCAGTGCCTGTCCGACCAGACACGCCCATGGCAGTGGCCAGGACGATGGACGCGATTAGCATTCGGTGCATGAGGGAATCCGTTTGATTACAGCCGCCTGAGCTCGACGAAAGGTGGGCACCATGATGAACAAAGACAACCGCCAGACCACAAACAAATCGCCTTTTGCATCGTTCTTTCGATTCTGGGACAAGGCAGCATGAGACTCAGCAACAACATCCTCTATATCGCAATCATCGTCGGCCTGTGTGGTAGTGCACACGCCCAGGCTGACTATGCGTTCGAGATCGCCCGGGTCAAATATGCCGGTGGTGGCGACTGGTACAGTGACCCCGGGTCGCTGACCGAGCTTCTGGAGTTTGTCCGAGCCGAGACGCTACTTGATGTGGCGCCCCGTGAAGCGGTGGTAGAGCTCTCTGGCGACAAGCTGCATGCATATCCCTACCTGTACCTGACCGGCCACGGCAATGTCCGGTTCTCCGATGAAGAAGCGCTCCGCCTTCGCCACTATTTGTTGGGAGGCGGTTTCCTTCATATAGACGATAACTACGGACTGGACGCCCACATCCGGCGCGAACTGAAGAAGGTGTTCCCGGATCGGGATCTGCGTGAACTCCCCTTCAGTCATCCGATCTTCAGCATCCACTTCTCGTTTCCTGCGGGATTGCCGAAAATCCATGAGCACGATGGAAAACCTCCGCAAGGCTTTGGGCTTTTCGATGATTCGGGTAGACTATGCGTATTCTATAGCTACGAAAGCGACCTCGGAGATGGCTGGGAGCCGGCCGATGTCCACTCCGACCCGCCGGAAAAGCGGACAGCCGCACTCCAGATGGGCAGCAATATTCTCACGT of the Rhodothermales bacterium genome contains:
- a CDS encoding DUF1028 domain-containing protein, giving the protein MHRMLIASIVLATAMGVSGRTGTDAPLVSTFSVVGFDPDTGELGVAVQSKFPNVRPIVPWARAGVGAVATQSFAELDYAIKGLDLMEQGATAEEALRIVMRDDPDRQQRQVGIVDARGNAASWTGTGCFDWAGGRVGQADGAAAIAVRGQILTGRNYTVQGNILVSEETVLAMADAFEATEGALADRLMAALVAGGKAGGDQRGEQSAALLVVREGAGYDGMDNFIDISVYDHTTPIAELERLYRLNNLYFTQSEAADMRPITPEIASEIQAIWHERGFYSGPMDGMVDMEFQQLLVDFMGWENYDLRIAPVQSVDLSAGESLMIDIQVLEDIRHVFREGLWTPKLN
- a CDS encoding DUF4159 domain-containing protein; this translates as MRLSNNILYIAIIVGLCGSAHAQADYAFEIARVKYAGGGDWYSDPGSLTELLEFVRAETLLDVAPREAVVELSGDKLHAYPYLYLTGHGNVRFSDEEALRLRHYLLGGGFLHIDDNYGLDAHIRRELKKVFPDRDLRELPFSHPIFSIHFSFPAGLPKIHEHDGKPPQGFGLFDDSGRLCVFYSYESDLGDGWEPADVHSDPPEKRTAALQMGSNILTYAMMH